The following proteins are co-located in the Halarcobacter sp. genome:
- the thiE gene encoding thiamine phosphate synthase — protein MLNKLKGLYVITDNVLTPKDTMLQQVEKALQGGAKIIQLRDKKNSDEDIEKEVIVLQNLCRSYRALFILNDRVELAMKLQCDGLHVGKSDYHRMKEIRTNFLGYLGVSCYGDIKKAKEMEYLGVDYVAFGSFFASSTKPNAAVVNTNVINEAKNILNIPICAIGGITTKNVSKLIEQKVDMVAVISDIWKSENIILKCEEFKKQLG, from the coding sequence ATGCTTAACAAACTAAAAGGACTTTATGTAATAACAGATAATGTTTTAACACCAAAAGATACAATGTTACAACAAGTTGAAAAGGCTTTACAAGGTGGAGCTAAAATAATTCAACTAAGAGATAAAAAAAATAGTGATGAAGATATAGAAAAAGAGGTCATTGTACTTCAAAATCTATGTAGAAGTTATAGAGCTCTTTTTATATTAAATGATAGGGTTGAACTAGCTATGAAGCTTCAATGTGATGGTTTACATGTAGGAAAAAGTGATTACCATAGAATGAAAGAGATAAGAACAAATTTTTTAGGATATTTAGGCGTTTCTTGTTATGGAGATATAAAAAAGGCAAAAGAGATGGAATATCTAGGAGTAGATTATGTTGCCTTTGGTTCGTTTTTTGCTTCTTCTACTAAACCAAATGCTGCAGTTGTAAATACAAATGTTATAAATGAAGCTAAAAATATCTTAAATATCCCAATATGTGCCATTGGTGGGATCACTACAAAAAATGTTTCAAAACTAATAGAACAAAAAGTAGATATGGTAGCAGTGATAAGTGATATTTGGAAAAGTGAAAATATAATATTAAAATGTGAAGAGTTTAAAAAACAATTAGGATAA
- the thiD gene encoding bifunctional hydroxymethylpyrimidine kinase/phosphomethylpyrimidine kinase, with protein MKTVLTIAGSDSSGGAGIQADLKTFEAFGVFGCSALTVLTAQNTKGVTNIQEVPASFVREQIQTVLDDFEISAIKIGMLFSNEIINTVREIIKDLDIPIIFDPVFISKAGSKLLNDDAVENLKTLFKYSTIITPNLYEAKALFNYDKLDEESIKKINNLPCKVVIKNDKVQKDEKLLSIDTLFEDKEKKVFYTKLIDTTNTHGTGCSFSSAITANIALGKSIEESIKISKDFIYYAVKNAPNIGHGMGPIAHKKGFECLTN; from the coding sequence ATGAAAACAGTTTTAACGATTGCAGGAAGTGACAGCAGTGGAGGAGCAGGTATTCAAGCAGATTTGAAAACCTTTGAAGCTTTCGGTGTATTTGGATGCAGTGCCCTTACGGTTTTAACTGCACAAAATACAAAAGGAGTTACAAATATACAAGAAGTTCCCGCAAGTTTCGTAAGAGAACAAATACAAACAGTTTTGGATGACTTTGAGATTAGTGCCATAAAAATAGGTATGCTTTTTTCAAATGAAATAATTAATACAGTAAGAGAGATTATCAAAGATTTAGATATACCAATTATATTTGACCCTGTTTTTATTTCAAAAGCTGGTTCAAAACTTTTAAATGATGATGCTGTAGAAAACTTAAAAACATTATTTAAATACTCTACAATAATAACTCCAAACCTTTATGAAGCAAAAGCATTATTTAATTATGATAAATTAGATGAAGAATCTATAAAAAAAATAAATAATTTGCCTTGTAAAGTTGTCATTAAAAATGACAAAGTTCAAAAAGATGAAAAGCTTTTAAGTATTGATACACTTTTTGAAGATAAAGAAAAAAAAGTTTTTTATACAAAATTAATTGATACAACAAATACCCATGGTACTGGATGTAGTTTTTCTAGTGCAATTACAGCAAATATTGCCTTAGGAAAATCTATTGAAGAATCTATAAAGATTTCAAAAGATTTTATCTACTATGCTGTCAAGAATGCTCCAAATATTGGTCATGGTATGGGACCAATAGCTCATAAGAAAGGATTTGAATGCTTAACAAACTAA
- a CDS encoding cation-transporting P-type ATPase, protein MEHLIGENWHALSLEETLELFESDETEGLSPLNIKHREEYFGLNEIKQKNKETKLKKFFMQFHNALIYILLAASFITFLLGEYIDSSVIFAVVIINVVVSFIQEVKAQEAIESLKNLIDTNAIVIREGKKHEISSKNLVPGDIVILESGSKVPADIRLINVKDLKVDESMLTGESLPIMKNIETMDEKTLLNDRNNMIYSGTFVTYGRAKGIVIATAKHTQVGKIANLIHESVSLQTPLTRKISQFSKLLLYIILLLAAVTLAVGLLRDYSFVDIFMASVALAVGAIPEGLPAAVTITLAIGVHKMAKKNAIIRKLPAVETLGSVTTICSDKTGTLTQNKMFVTNIFTASSLYEVKGVGYEPKGEFFLDKKVLKTIPKELYETLLSSYLCNEAYLIQKDKEYEISGDPTEGALIVAALKMEINEYEINKAHKRLDILPFESDRQYMATLNRNEEKQINEIHLKGSIERVLPLCSNMLTQKGTIKFNLAEIEKEAKSLASKGLRVLAVAKKRVEENEIEDSRLKDDFVFLGLVAMIDPPRQEAIESVKACKTAGINIIMITGDHALTAFSIAKMMNILNKEDKFEDTALNAKELHNLSDTQLIEKLKTTKVFARVEPEQKLRIVDALQARGEIVAMTGDGVNDAPALKQADIGIAMGKSGTEVAKEASDMLLTDDNFSSIAKAVKEGRNVFDNLIKFITWTLPTNLGEGLVILFSIMLGFSLPILPVQILWINMTTAIFLGLMLVFEKKEENIMTRPPRIPSTPILSKELIIMMLTVGFYMFISSTTIFEYYINKGANEEYARTVAVNIFVFIEIFYLFTCKNLEKSTFKINPFDNRYLLYGVFLMIILQILFTNSSLFNSAFGTTSLSLYSWGFIVLVSFFIIFIVEILKYFLFYKKRN, encoded by the coding sequence ATGGAACATTTGATTGGAGAAAATTGGCACGCTTTGAGTCTAGAAGAGACATTGGAACTTTTTGAAAGTGATGAGACTGAAGGTCTGTCCCCTTTAAATATTAAACATAGAGAAGAGTATTTCGGCTTAAACGAGATTAAACAAAAAAATAAAGAGACGAAATTAAAAAAGTTTTTTATGCAGTTTCATAATGCCTTAATCTATATTCTTCTTGCTGCTTCTTTTATCACTTTTCTTTTAGGAGAGTATATTGACAGCAGTGTAATTTTTGCGGTTGTTATAATAAACGTAGTTGTAAGTTTTATCCAAGAAGTAAAAGCGCAAGAGGCAATAGAATCTTTAAAAAATCTAATAGATACAAACGCAATAGTAATAAGAGAAGGTAAAAAACATGAAATCTCTTCAAAAAATTTGGTTCCAGGAGATATTGTAATTTTAGAATCAGGTTCCAAAGTTCCTGCTGATATAAGATTAATAAACGTAAAAGATTTAAAAGTAGATGAATCTATGTTAACAGGAGAATCTTTACCTATAATGAAAAACATAGAAACAATGGATGAAAAGACATTGTTAAATGATAGAAACAATATGATATATTCAGGTACTTTTGTTACATACGGAAGAGCAAAAGGGATTGTCATAGCAACTGCTAAACATACTCAAGTAGGAAAAATAGCAAATTTAATACATGAAAGTGTCTCTTTACAGACACCTTTGACAAGAAAAATTTCTCAATTTAGTAAGTTACTACTTTATATAATTTTACTTTTAGCAGCCGTTACTCTCGCAGTAGGACTTTTACGAGATTATAGTTTTGTAGATATTTTTATGGCTTCCGTTGCTTTAGCAGTAGGTGCAATACCTGAAGGATTACCAGCAGCTGTAACTATAACTTTGGCTATCGGTGTTCATAAAATGGCAAAGAAAAATGCAATAATAAGAAAACTACCAGCAGTAGAAACTTTAGGAAGTGTAACAACTATATGTTCGGATAAAACAGGAACTCTAACCCAAAATAAGATGTTTGTTACAAATATCTTTACAGCTTCTTCTTTGTATGAAGTAAAAGGAGTAGGGTATGAGCCAAAAGGGGAGTTTTTTTTAGATAAAAAAGTATTAAAAACAATTCCAAAAGAGCTTTACGAAACACTTTTATCCTCTTATTTATGTAATGAAGCATATTTAATACAAAAAGATAAGGAATATGAAATTAGCGGAGATCCTACTGAAGGAGCCTTGATTGTGGCTGCTTTAAAAATGGAAATTAATGAGTATGAAATAAATAAAGCTCATAAAAGATTGGATATTTTGCCTTTTGAGTCTGATAGACAATATATGGCAACATTGAATAGAAATGAAGAAAAGCAGATAAATGAAATACATCTAAAAGGTTCTATTGAGAGAGTATTACCTTTATGTAGCAATATGTTAACTCAAAAAGGAACTATAAAATTCAATTTAGCCGAGATTGAAAAAGAAGCAAAAAGTTTGGCATCAAAAGGTCTTAGAGTATTAGCCGTTGCTAAAAAAAGAGTAGAAGAGAATGAGATAGAAGACAGCAGATTAAAAGATGACTTTGTATTTTTAGGTCTTGTTGCAATGATTGATCCTCCAAGACAAGAAGCTATAGAGTCTGTAAAAGCTTGTAAAACTGCGGGAATAAATATTATTATGATTACAGGAGATCATGCTCTTACAGCCTTTTCTATTGCAAAAATGATGAATATTTTAAATAAAGAGGATAAATTTGAAGATACGGCATTAAATGCAAAAGAGCTGCATAACTTATCAGATACACAGTTAATAGAAAAACTTAAAACTACAAAAGTTTTTGCAAGAGTAGAACCTGAACAAAAGCTAAGAATAGTTGATGCTTTACAAGCAAGAGGAGAAATTGTAGCAATGACGGGAGACGGGGTAAATGATGCTCCTGCATTAAAACAAGCAGACATTGGAATAGCAATGGGAAAATCAGGAACCGAAGTTGCAAAAGAGGCTTCAGATATGCTTTTAACCGATGATAACTTTAGTTCTATTGCAAAAGCGGTAAAAGAGGGAAGAAATGTATTTGATAATCTAATAAAATTTATAACTTGGACGCTTCCTACAAATTTAGGAGAGGGCTTGGTTATTTTGTTTTCTATTATGCTTGGCTTTAGTCTACCTATTTTACCTGTTCAGATTTTATGGATAAATATGACCACCGCAATATTTTTAGGACTTATGTTGGTTTTTGAAAAAAAAGAGGAAAATATTATGACAAGACCTCCACGGATACCTTCTACTCCTATTCTTTCAAAAGAACTGATTATTATGATGTTAACTGTAGGATTTTATATGTTTATATCTTCAACCACAATCTTTGAGTATTATATAAACAAAGGTGCAAATGAGGAGTATGCAAGAACGGTAGCCGTTAATATTTTTGTATTTATAGAAATTTTTTATCTTTTTACTTGTAAAAATTTAGAAAAATCAACGTTTAAAATAAACCCTTTTGATAATAGATATCTTCTTTACGGTGTTTTTTTAATGATTATTTTACAAATCTTATTTACAAACAGTTCTTTGTTTAATAGTGCTTTTGGTACAACTTCTTTATCCTTATATAGTTGGGGATTTATAGTTTTAGTATCTTTTTTTATTATCTTTATAGTAGAGATTTTGAAGTATTTTCTTTTTTATAAGAAGAGAAATTAA
- a CDS encoding ATP-binding cassette domain-containing protein: protein MLQVVNLKKAFGPRVLFQDINLKLDTGKRYGLIGANGAGKTTFLKILSGIEDATEGDIQVQSGKKIGTLGQNQFAYENYTLFDTVLLGNKRLYDAIKEKEKLYMSEEFTDEINNRLAELEIISVEEDPTYEYDIKITKILEDLGFPAEMHQDLMSSITGGDKFKVLLAQVLFPKPDILFLDEPTNNLDIKTIGWLENQLQHHDGTMVVISHDRHFLNAVCTHILDVDYKQIREFTGNYDDWYIASTVLAKQQQADMNKKQKEKEELEKFIARFSANASKAKQATSRQKQLDKLDVGAIQISSRRDPSIIFRQKREVGKEILTVSNISKSYDGEVVLNDISFSLEKGDKIALIGPNGIGKTTLCEILVGNVKADSGEVHWGATIQNGYFPQNATDIIDGDMTLYDWLRDFDRDADIAEIRNCLGRMLFNGQEQEKKVKSCSGGEKHRMMLSKIMLEQPNFMVLDEPTNHLDLEAIIALGEGLLEYPGSVICVSHDRELLDAYANRIIEIQPDGSIVDFKGSYEEYIESKEEN from the coding sequence ATGTTACAAGTAGTTAATTTAAAGAAAGCATTTGGTCCTAGAGTGCTGTTTCAAGATATAAACTTAAAACTAGATACAGGAAAAAGATATGGTTTAATTGGTGCAAATGGTGCTGGTAAAACAACTTTTTTAAAAATTCTTTCTGGGATTGAAGATGCAACAGAGGGTGATATTCAAGTTCAAAGTGGTAAAAAAATTGGGACATTAGGACAAAACCAATTTGCATATGAAAATTACACACTTTTTGATACTGTTCTTTTAGGAAATAAAAGATTATATGATGCAATAAAAGAGAAAGAAAAACTTTACATGAGTGAAGAGTTCACTGATGAAATCAATAACAGATTAGCAGAATTAGAGATTATTAGTGTTGAAGAAGACCCAACTTATGAATATGATATAAAAATTACTAAAATCTTAGAAGATTTAGGTTTTCCTGCTGAGATGCATCAAGATCTAATGAGTTCAATTACAGGTGGAGATAAATTTAAAGTTTTATTAGCACAAGTGCTTTTCCCAAAACCAGATATTTTATTCCTGGATGAGCCTACAAATAACCTTGATATTAAAACAATTGGTTGGTTAGAAAATCAATTACAACATCATGATGGTACTATGGTTGTAATCTCTCACGATAGACACTTTTTAAATGCTGTTTGTACACATATTTTAGATGTTGATTATAAACAAATTAGAGAATTTACTGGTAATTATGATGATTGGTATATTGCTTCAACTGTATTGGCAAAACAACAACAAGCTGATATGAATAAAAAACAAAAAGAGAAAGAAGAGTTAGAAAAATTTATCGCTAGATTCTCTGCAAATGCTTCAAAAGCAAAACAAGCAACTTCAAGACAAAAACAACTTGATAAACTTGACGTTGGTGCAATTCAAATCTCAAGCAGACGTGATCCTTCAATTATCTTTAGACAAAAAAGAGAAGTTGGTAAAGAGATTTTAACAGTTAGCAATATCTCTAAATCTTATGATGGAGAAGTTGTATTAAATGATATTTCATTTTCACTTGAAAAAGGTGATAAAATTGCTCTAATAGGTCCAAATGGTATCGGTAAAACAACTTTATGTGAGATTTTAGTAGGAAATGTAAAAGCAGATTCAGGTGAAGTTCATTGGGGTGCAACTATTCAAAATGGTTATTTCCCTCAAAATGCTACTGATATTATTGATGGAGATATGACTTTATATGATTGGTTAAGAGATTTTGATAGAGATGCTGATATTGCTGAGATTAGAAACTGTTTAGGAAGAATGTTATTCAACGGTCAAGAGCAAGAGAAAAAAGTAAAATCTTGTTCAGGGGGAGAAAAGCATAGAATGATGTTATCAAAAATTATGCTTGAGCAACCAAATTTTATGGTTCTTGATGAACCTACAAATCACCTTGATCTTGAAGCTATTATTGCACTTGGAGAAGGATTACTAGAGTATCCTGGTTCTGTAATTTGTGTATCACACGATAGGGAATTATTAGACGCATATGCTAATAGAATTATTGAAATTCAACCTGATGGTTCAATTGTAGACTTTAAAGGTAGCTACGAAGAATATATTGAAAGTAAAGAAGAGAATTAA
- a CDS encoding acyl-CoA thioesterase, giving the protein MSENYRREKSLTMTMLMTPEKANFTGNNVHGGEILKMLDHVAYACAARYTGMYAVTLSVDMVLFKNPIKIGSLVTFHASVNYTGRTSMEIGIKVISEDIKDHTIKNTNVCYFTMIAMDENGNPTSVPKLEPETEDEKRRYNDAIKRREIRMASKHSK; this is encoded by the coding sequence ATGAGTGAAAATTATAGAAGGGAAAAATCATTAACAATGACAATGTTAATGACACCAGAAAAAGCTAATTTTACTGGTAACAATGTCCATGGTGGAGAAATCCTTAAAATGCTAGACCACGTTGCATATGCCTGTGCTGCAAGATATACAGGTATGTATGCAGTAACTTTATCAGTTGATATGGTATTATTTAAAAACCCTATAAAAATAGGTTCTTTAGTAACATTTCATGCTTCAGTAAATTATACTGGAAGAACATCTATGGAAATTGGTATTAAAGTTATTTCAGAAGATATTAAAGACCATACAATAAAAAATACAAATGTTTGTTACTTTACAATGATTGCAATGGATGAAAATGGAAATCCTACTTCTGTACCTAAATTAGAACCAGAAACAGAAGATGAAAAAAGAAGATACAATGATGCTATAAAAAGAAGGGAAATTAGAATGGCATCAAAACACTCTAAATAA
- the ligA gene encoding NAD-dependent DNA ligase LigA: MTQNEYNEKIETLINWAKAYYVYDNPVATDEEYDKLARVCLAYEQENPEKSHPNSPNKRVGGFVLEGFEKASHLSRMWSQEDVFNTKELEDWITRAKKVNTNLEFYCEPKFDGASLNLIYENGMLKQAITRGDGSIGEDVTNNVKTIHSIPLQIKEKSLIEIRGEIVIRKKDFEQINQERLQNNEALFANPRNAASGSLRQLDPSITAKRKLFFNVWGVGQNSLESKSYSQMMEYIYSLGFVKPPMQTIAKDVEEIEKIYHEIIKARDNIEMMLDGMVIKIDDIETQEELGYTVKFPKWSCAYKFPAVEKTTKIKDIALQVGRTGVITPVAIVEPTLIDGSTVSRATLHNFDEIQRLDLKINDEVIIIKSGDIIPKITKVFYDRRDDTQIDISRPTSCPTCESEVLDEGTMIKCQNLDCPSKVVNSIIYFASKNCMNIDGLGNKIVELLVKEKKIFDILDLYSLKYEDLENLEGFKEKKINNLLNAIENTKGTELHRVINALGIEHIGEVASKQICLEFGLNVINIDYDSLVSLDGIGEQMANSFCEFMRVNKELVEKLISIINPKVEEKVEVQENAFKGKTVVLTGTMSRSRGVIKKELEALGAKVSSSVSKKTDYLIFGEDAGSKYDKAIELNVTALTEQQMQEMI; this comes from the coding sequence ATGACACAAAACGAATATAATGAAAAAATTGAAACTTTAATTAATTGGGCAAAGGCATATTATGTTTATGATAATCCTGTAGCAACAGATGAAGAGTATGATAAACTTGCTAGGGTTTGTTTAGCCTATGAACAAGAAAACCCAGAAAAAAGCCATCCCAATTCACCAAATAAAAGAGTTGGTGGTTTTGTATTAGAAGGATTTGAAAAAGCTTCTCATCTTTCAAGAATGTGGTCACAAGAAGATGTTTTTAATACAAAAGAGTTAGAAGATTGGATAACTAGAGCAAAAAAAGTAAATACTAATTTGGAATTTTATTGTGAACCAAAATTTGATGGAGCTAGTTTAAATCTAATTTATGAAAATGGAATGTTAAAACAAGCTATTACAAGAGGTGATGGAAGTATTGGAGAAGATGTTACAAATAATGTAAAAACAATTCACTCTATTCCACTTCAAATAAAAGAAAAATCTTTAATAGAGATTCGTGGTGAGATAGTAATTAGAAAAAAAGATTTTGAACAAATAAACCAAGAAAGACTTCAAAACAATGAAGCCCTATTTGCAAACCCAAGAAATGCAGCTTCAGGAAGTTTAAGACAATTAGATCCAAGTATTACAGCAAAAAGAAAACTATTTTTCAATGTATGGGGAGTTGGACAAAACTCTTTAGAAAGTAAAAGCTATAGTCAAATGATGGAATATATTTATTCTTTGGGTTTTGTTAAACCTCCTATGCAAACTATAGCAAAAGATGTTGAAGAGATTGAAAAGATATACCATGAAATAATCAAAGCTAGAGATAATATTGAGATGATGTTAGATGGTATGGTAATTAAAATTGACGATATAGAAACGCAAGAAGAGTTAGGATATACAGTAAAATTTCCTAAATGGTCTTGTGCATATAAATTCCCAGCAGTTGAAAAAACAACAAAAATAAAAGATATAGCTTTACAAGTTGGAAGAACTGGTGTTATCACTCCTGTAGCTATAGTTGAACCAACATTAATTGATGGTTCAACAGTAAGTCGTGCAACACTACACAATTTTGATGAGATTCAAAGACTTGATTTAAAAATAAATGATGAAGTAATTATCATAAAAAGTGGTGATATTATTCCAAAAATCACAAAAGTATTTTATGATAGAAGAGATGATACACAAATTGATATCTCTAGACCTACCTCTTGCCCTACTTGTGAAAGTGAGGTTTTAGACGAAGGGACAATGATAAAATGTCAAAATCTAGATTGTCCTAGTAAAGTTGTTAATTCTATAATCTATTTTGCTTCTAAAAACTGTATGAATATTGATGGTTTAGGAAATAAAATAGTTGAATTATTAGTAAAAGAGAAAAAGATATTTGATATTTTAGATTTATACTCTTTAAAATATGAAGATTTAGAAAATCTAGAAGGATTTAAAGAGAAAAAAATAAATAACCTTCTAAATGCAATAGAAAATACAAAAGGAACAGAACTTCATAGAGTAATAAATGCCTTAGGTATTGAACATATAGGGGAAGTTGCTTCTAAACAAATCTGCTTAGAATTTGGACTTAATGTTATAAATATAGATTATGATTCTTTAGTATCTCTTGATGGTATTGGTGAACAAATGGCAAACTCTTTTTGCGAATTTATGAGAGTAAATAAAGAGTTGGTAGAAAAACTTATTTCTATAATTAATCCAAAAGTTGAAGAAAAAGTTGAAGTTCAAGAAAATGCTTTTAAAGGTAAAACTGTAGTTTTAACCGGTACTATGAGTAGAAGTAGAGGTGTTATAAAAAAAGAGCTTGAAGCTTTAGGGGCAAAAGTTAGTTCATCTGTATCTAAAAAGACTGATTATTTAATTTTTGGTGAAGATGCAGGGAGTAAATATGATAAGGCAATAGAATTAAATGTAACTGCTTTAACTGAACAACAAATGCAAGAGATGATTTAA
- a CDS encoding class I SAM-dependent methyltransferase, which yields MKLLEENITLTVDENYIIETLSLNDKKILELGCGAAVMTQKIAASGFSRDIIACDVDKIQHEKNLKLDIPNIKFLLSGAENIKLKDNSIDVIFMFKSFHHIPKDLMKKSLKEIKRVLKPNGLVYISEPLFMGKQNELVSIFHNEEDVRVDAFNAIKEFVDNNELKLFKEFFFQTEVVYKNFEDFKKRQMHTSYNDHNITKEIVEEVKKRYEELSKEELSLLKPFRVDILQKV from the coding sequence ATGAAACTTCTTGAAGAGAATATTACTTTAACTGTAGATGAAAATTACATTATTGAAACACTAAGTCTAAATGATAAAAAAATACTTGAACTTGGCTGTGGCGCAGCTGTAATGACTCAAAAGATTGCAGCTTCTGGTTTTAGTAGAGATATTATTGCTTGTGATGTTGATAAAATTCAACATGAAAAAAACTTAAAACTTGATATTCCAAATATAAAATTTCTATTATCTGGAGCTGAAAATATAAAATTAAAAGATAACAGTATAGATGTTATTTTTATGTTTAAATCGTTTCATCATATACCAAAAGACTTAATGAAAAAGTCTTTGAAAGAGATAAAAAGGGTATTAAAGCCAAATGGTTTAGTATATATTTCAGAACCACTATTTATGGGAAAACAAAATGAGCTTGTATCTATTTTTCATAATGAAGAAGATGTAAGAGTTGATGCTTTTAATGCAATTAAAGAGTTTGTAGATAATAATGAATTAAAACTGTTTAAAGAGTTTTTCTTTCAAACAGAAGTTGTATATAAAAACTTTGAAGATTTTAAAAAAAGACAAATGCATACAAGTTACAATGACCATAATATAACAAAAGAGATAGTAGAAGAAGTTAAAAAAAGATATGAAGAACTTAGTAAAGAAGAGTTATCTTTATTAAAACCTTTTAGAGTAGATATCTTACAAAAAGTATAG
- a CDS encoding fructosamine kinase family protein, with amino-acid sequence MFVKTNPYNNDSLIKEFKGLELLNKYIKTAKNCNLNIPKVYSVTKQELVLEKIVYNYPDESQMETFAYSLAKLHELKFNSYGLEYNNYIGLSNQNNIFSNNWGEFFYKYRLLYQVQKIENKIIKEDFLIILNQEKENIIDFLNSNTDYASLVHGDLWSGNVLFSEKIYLIDPAVYFADREVDIAMTEMFGGFSNKFYETYNNTLPLSSEYNNKKIIYNLYHYLNHYNLFGDSYLNECNKGLLAIENMNK; translated from the coding sequence ATGTTTGTAAAAACTAATCCTTATAACAATGATTCTTTAATCAAAGAATTTAAAGGATTAGAATTATTAAATAAATATATTAAAACTGCCAAAAATTGTAATCTTAATATTCCAAAGGTTTATAGTGTTACAAAACAAGAACTTGTATTAGAAAAAATCGTATATAATTATCCCGATGAAAGTCAAATGGAAACTTTTGCATACTCTTTAGCAAAACTACATGAATTAAAATTTAATTCCTATGGTTTGGAATATAATAACTACATAGGCTTATCTAATCAAAATAATATTTTTTCAAATAATTGGGGTGAATTTTTTTACAAGTATAGACTTTTATATCAAGTTCAGAAGATAGAAAATAAGATTATAAAAGAAGATTTTTTAATTATACTTAATCAAGAAAAAGAAAATATTATAGATTTTTTAAACTCAAATACTGATTATGCTTCATTAGTTCACGGGGATTTATGGTCGGGAAATGTTCTTTTCTCAGAAAAAATATATTTAATTGACCCTGCGGTTTATTTCGCAGATAGAGAAGTAGATATAGCAATGACTGAGATGTTTGGTGGTTTTAGTAATAAGTTTTATGAAACATATAATAATACTTTGCCTCTCTCATCTGAATATAATAATAAAAAAATTATTTATAATTTATATCACTATTTAAATCATTATAATTTATTTGGTGATTCCTATTTAAATGAATGTAATAAAGGACTTTTAGCTATTGAAAATATGAATAAATAA